From a single Agrobacterium tumefaciens genomic region:
- a CDS encoding ubiquinone biosynthesis hydroxylase — MLDVVVAGGGYVGLSVAVAIKQAGPHLNVQVVEAAPEDVWKKDVRASAIIAAATRMLDVFGIWNEIESEAQPINRMIVTDSKTADPVRPVFLTFDGAVQEGRPFAHMVPNVAMVGALRGLCDRLGIEIRHGLSVSGFTAGAQSTAISLSDGSSLDARLLIACDGVRSALRDMAGIKTVQWDYDQAGIVTTVEHERPHEGCAEEHFLPSGPFAILPLKGNRSSLVWTERKADADRLVASDDLVFEEELERRFGHKLGSIRPVGPRRAFPLGLTLARSFVAPRFALAGDAAHGIHPISGQGLNLGFKDVAALAETVVEADRLGLDIGSLNVLERYQSWRRFDTLRMGVTTDVLNRLFSNDVGPIRIMRDFGLGVVDRLPGLKSYFIGQAAGTTDANAPRLLVGQTL, encoded by the coding sequence ATGCTGGACGTGGTGGTGGCAGGCGGCGGATATGTCGGCCTTTCGGTTGCTGTCGCAATCAAGCAGGCGGGCCCACACCTCAATGTGCAGGTGGTCGAGGCTGCTCCGGAGGATGTCTGGAAGAAGGATGTCCGCGCTTCCGCCATTATCGCGGCGGCCACGCGCATGCTCGATGTTTTCGGCATATGGAACGAGATCGAATCCGAGGCCCAGCCGATCAACAGGATGATCGTCACCGATTCGAAGACCGCCGATCCTGTTCGTCCGGTGTTTCTGACCTTCGATGGAGCGGTGCAGGAGGGCAGGCCGTTTGCCCATATGGTTCCGAATGTTGCGATGGTCGGGGCGCTGAGGGGACTGTGTGATCGCCTCGGCATCGAAATCCGCCATGGCCTCAGCGTTTCCGGCTTTACCGCAGGTGCGCAATCGACGGCAATCAGCCTTTCCGACGGCTCGTCGCTCGACGCGCGATTGCTGATTGCCTGCGACGGGGTTCGCTCAGCGCTGAGAGATATGGCCGGCATCAAGACCGTGCAATGGGATTATGACCAGGCTGGTATCGTCACCACCGTCGAACATGAGCGGCCGCATGAGGGCTGTGCGGAAGAACATTTCCTGCCGTCAGGACCTTTCGCCATCCTGCCGCTGAAGGGAAACCGGTCGTCGCTCGTCTGGACCGAACGCAAGGCTGACGCCGACAGGTTGGTGGCCTCCGATGATCTGGTGTTTGAGGAAGAACTCGAGCGCCGGTTCGGCCACAAGCTCGGGTCTATCCGTCCTGTCGGCCCCCGCCGGGCCTTTCCGCTCGGTCTGACGCTGGCGCGCTCCTTCGTCGCCCCGCGCTTTGCGCTTGCCGGAGATGCGGCGCATGGTATTCACCCGATCTCGGGACAGGGTCTCAATCTCGGCTTCAAGGACGTCGCGGCTCTCGCCGAAACCGTGGTTGAGGCCGACCGTCTTGGCCTCGATATAGGCTCTCTCAATGTTCTGGAGCGTTATCAGTCCTGGCGACGTTTCGACACGTTGCGGATGGGCGTGACGACGGATGTGCTGAACCGGCTTTTCTCCAATGATGTCGGTCCCATCCGCATCATGCGCGATTTCGGTCTTGGCGTGGTCGATCGTTTGCCGGGTCTGAAATCCTATTTCATCGGGCAGGCCGCCGGAACGACGGATGCAAATGCGCCGCGCCTGCTTGTCGGTCAGACGCTCTGA
- the tesB gene encoding acyl-CoA thioesterase II, translated as MSHPSQTSDPMANLIATLDLEKLEENLFRGESPQIGWQRVFGGQVIAQALIAAQRTVDDNRQVHSLHSYFMRPGDPLVPIVYQVERIRDGASFCTRRVVAIQHGKAIFSMSASFQIFEDGFNHQIKMPDVTPPEKLMSEEQMQAAFLAKAPASIRNYWSNKRPIEIRPVSLTHYISKEKLEPQQDIWVRAVGDVPDNPRLQSAILAYLSDMTLLDTSLYAHGTTIFDPSIQVASLDHAMWFHRPCRLDDWLLYTQDSPSASGARGLTRGNIFTRQGELVASVAQEGLIRKRAID; from the coding sequence ATGTCGCATCCCTCGCAAACGTCCGACCCGATGGCCAACCTCATCGCCACGCTCGATCTCGAGAAGCTGGAAGAGAACCTGTTCCGAGGCGAAAGCCCGCAAATCGGCTGGCAACGCGTTTTCGGCGGCCAGGTCATCGCGCAGGCCCTGATTGCGGCGCAAAGAACGGTGGATGATAACCGCCAGGTGCATTCGCTGCATTCCTATTTCATGCGCCCCGGCGATCCGCTGGTGCCTATCGTCTACCAGGTGGAGCGTATCCGCGACGGCGCGAGCTTCTGTACCCGCCGCGTGGTCGCCATCCAGCATGGCAAGGCGATTTTTTCCATGTCCGCGTCGTTTCAGATCTTCGAGGACGGTTTTAACCATCAGATAAAAATGCCTGATGTGACGCCGCCTGAAAAACTGATGAGCGAGGAGCAGATGCAGGCAGCCTTTCTGGCCAAGGCGCCGGCTTCGATCCGGAACTACTGGAGCAACAAGCGGCCGATCGAGATACGTCCGGTTTCGCTGACCCATTATATTTCGAAGGAAAAGCTGGAACCGCAGCAAGACATCTGGGTCCGCGCCGTCGGTGACGTGCCTGACAATCCGCGTCTGCAATCGGCCATTCTCGCCTATCTCTCGGATATGACACTGCTCGACACCTCGCTCTATGCCCACGGCACGACGATCTTCGATCCGTCCATTCAGGTGGCAAGCCTCGATCATGCAATGTGGTTCCACCGGCCCTGCCGGCTGGACGACTGGCTGCTCTATACGCAGGACAGCCCCAGCGCCTCAGGCGCCCGCGGCCTGACCCGTGGCAATATTTTCACCAGACAGGGTGAACTGGTCGCCTCCGTGGCGCAGGAAGGCCTGATCCGCAAAAGGGCAATTGATTAA
- a CDS encoding P-II family nitrogen regulator, which yields MGNQMKIVMAIIKPFKLDEVREALTGVGIQGLTVTEVKGYGRQKGHTEIYRGTEYAVSFLPKLKIEIAVASDVVDKAVEAIASAAKTGQIGDGKIFVYSIEQAVRIRTGETNTEAL from the coding sequence ATGGGAAACCAGATGAAAATTGTGATGGCCATTATCAAGCCGTTCAAGCTGGATGAGGTGCGCGAAGCGCTCACCGGCGTCGGCATCCAGGGCCTGACCGTGACCGAAGTGAAGGGTTACGGACGCCAGAAGGGGCATACCGAGATTTATCGCGGCACGGAATATGCGGTGAGCTTCCTTCCCAAGCTGAAGATCGAGATCGCGGTCGCATCCGACGTCGTCGACAAGGCTGTCGAGGCGATCGCATCTGCGGCAAAGACCGGGCAGATCGGTGACGGCAAGATCTTTGTCTACTCTATCGAACAGGCCGTGCGCATCCGTACCGGCGAAACCAACACAGAAGCGCTTTGA
- a CDS encoding ammonium transporter, producing MQFNKFSTLGKLGAGAAALMAPAIAFAQDAAPAVAAAPVPEKADTAFMYVATILVLFMIIPGLALFYGGLVRTKNMLSVLMQCTVVGAVMMLVWVIYGYSFAFGGGTGPYFGGFGKLFLSGVSLDSTSATFSEGVVIYEYTFIAFQMTFAAITPALIVGAFAERVKFSAVILFTILWATFVYFPIAHMVWDANGLIFGMGALDFAGGTVVHINAGVAGLIGAIMVGKRTGFGKDMMAPHSMTLTLVGAAMLWFGWFGFNAGSNLEASGGAVLATMNTFLATAAAIVSWSLVESFTRGKASMLGAASGMIAGLVAVTPAAGSVGPMGAIVLGLIVSPICYFFVSVVKNKFGYDDTADVFGVHGIGGIIGALGTGIFTSPLLGGTGKEDFSIASQLWTQFVAVAITIVWCAIVSAILYKIVDVIVGLRVPVEAEREGLDLATHGEAAYHS from the coding sequence ATGCAATTCAACAAGTTTTCAACACTCGGCAAACTGGGCGCCGGTGCGGCAGCCCTGATGGCCCCGGCCATCGCCTTTGCCCAGGATGCTGCGCCGGCAGTAGCAGCGGCACCCGTTCCTGAAAAAGCCGATACAGCCTTCATGTATGTCGCGACGATCCTCGTGCTGTTCATGATCATTCCGGGCCTCGCCCTGTTTTACGGCGGCCTCGTCCGCACCAAGAACATGCTCTCCGTTCTCATGCAGTGCACGGTCGTCGGCGCGGTCATGATGCTCGTCTGGGTGATCTACGGTTATTCCTTCGCCTTCGGCGGCGGCACCGGCCCCTATTTCGGCGGCTTCGGCAAGTTGTTCCTCTCGGGCGTTTCGCTTGACAGCACCTCGGCAACCTTCTCCGAAGGCGTGGTGATCTACGAATATACCTTCATCGCCTTCCAGATGACCTTTGCGGCCATCACACCGGCGCTGATCGTTGGTGCGTTTGCGGAACGCGTCAAATTCTCCGCCGTCATCCTCTTCACCATCCTGTGGGCCACCTTCGTCTACTTCCCGATCGCACACATGGTCTGGGACGCAAACGGCCTGATCTTCGGCATGGGCGCTCTCGACTTCGCCGGCGGCACGGTCGTTCACATCAATGCCGGCGTCGCAGGCCTGATCGGCGCGATCATGGTCGGCAAGCGTACCGGCTTCGGCAAAGACATGATGGCTCCCCACTCCATGACGCTGACGCTCGTCGGCGCGGCCATGCTGTGGTTCGGCTGGTTCGGCTTCAACGCCGGCTCCAACCTCGAAGCATCGGGCGGTGCGGTTCTCGCAACCATGAACACCTTCCTCGCAACGGCAGCCGCCATCGTTTCCTGGTCGCTGGTTGAGAGCTTCACCCGCGGCAAGGCTTCCATGCTGGGCGCCGCTTCGGGCATGATCGCCGGCCTCGTCGCCGTCACCCCCGCCGCCGGCTCCGTCGGCCCGATGGGCGCCATCGTTCTCGGTCTCATCGTCTCGCCGATCTGCTACTTCTTCGTCTCCGTGGTGAAGAACAAGTTCGGTTACGACGACACGGCCGACGTCTTCGGCGTCCACGGCATTGGCGGCATCATCGGCGCTCTCGGCACCGGCATCTTTACCTCGCCGCTGCTCGGCGGCACGGGCAAGGAAGACTTCTCTATCGCCTCGCAGCTCTGGACGCAGTTCGTCGCCGTCGCCATCACCATCGTCTGGTGCGCCATCGTCTCGGCGATCCTCTACAAGATCGTCGACGTGATCGTCGGTCTGCGGGTTCCGGTCGAAGCCGAACGCGAAGGTCTCGACCTCGCGACCCACGGCGAAGCCGCTTACCACTCCTGA
- a CDS encoding DNA translocase FtsK — protein MQSPTFDGRHTRFVLTAFFVRQIMALAGFALLATIALGIAALATWNVADPSLSYATGNQPTNLLGYGGAIFADIVMQFLGLSAIISLLPVIAWAITLIAGRKFSRIPARLVAWVAGTIVCAASLGCFPAPITWPLPNGIGGVIGDMILRFPALFIGAYPTGTIATVLGAIFAVPAAWLMLFAAGVVGGLDDELEREEPAPVASKARAAREVEEDDEDDGEGFFANILAFGALTHYWYTTQARFRRLFGLKSKSLHDEFEHPYDFNEYEFGTLNEPSRLKTAINRLDQRAEPSFEERAASRRQMSPPSIALDHDGDMDDEPSFDADGHRLPSGILSDDDNADETDQKFTPRQAPGRGQPRITAASARPKPSERVAREAQASFIAADGFQLPTVHLLAEPKNVVRDNMLSEEVLEQNARLLEGVLEDFGVKGEIIHVRPGPVVTLYELEPAPGIKSSRVIGLADDIARSMSAIAARVAVVPGRNAIGIELPNQTRETVFLRELIGSRDFENSKAKLAMALGKTIGGEPVIADLAKMPHLLVAGTTGSGKSVAINTMILSLLYRMSPEQCRLIMIDPKMLELSIYDGIPHLLSPVVTDPKKAVVALKWTVREMEERYKKMSKIGVRNIDGFNSRVQQALDKGEILTRTVQTGFDRQTGEAMYETEEFDLKPLPYIVVIIDEMADLMMVAGKDIEGAVQRLAQMARAAGIHVIMATQRPSVDVITGTIKANFPTRISFQVTSKIDSRTILGEQGAEQLLGMGDMLYMAGGGRIQRVHGPFVSDNEVEEIVAYLKTQGSPEYLEAITEEDDEDGAGGGPAGTGNFSDSEDPYDQAVAVVLRDGKASTSYVQRRLGIGYNRAASLIERMEQEGIIGPANHAGKREILVPTEADIIER, from the coding sequence ATGCAATCTCCGACATTCGATGGTCGTCACACGCGCTTCGTGCTGACGGCGTTTTTCGTACGTCAGATCATGGCTCTGGCCGGTTTTGCCCTGCTTGCGACGATCGCGCTGGGCATTGCCGCTCTCGCCACATGGAATGTCGCCGATCCAAGCCTGTCCTATGCCACGGGGAACCAGCCCACCAATCTCCTGGGTTACGGCGGCGCCATCTTCGCCGATATCGTCATGCAGTTCCTCGGGCTTTCCGCAATCATTTCCCTTCTGCCGGTCATCGCCTGGGCAATCACCCTGATCGCCGGCCGCAAATTCAGCCGGATACCCGCCCGCCTCGTTGCCTGGGTTGCAGGCACCATCGTCTGCGCCGCCTCGCTCGGCTGTTTTCCCGCCCCCATCACCTGGCCGCTGCCAAACGGCATCGGCGGTGTCATCGGTGACATGATTCTCCGCTTTCCCGCCCTTTTCATCGGCGCTTACCCAACCGGCACCATTGCCACCGTGCTGGGCGCCATATTCGCAGTGCCCGCCGCCTGGCTGATGCTGTTTGCCGCAGGCGTTGTCGGCGGCCTGGATGATGAACTCGAGCGGGAAGAACCGGCGCCGGTTGCAAGCAAGGCTCGCGCCGCGCGTGAGGTCGAAGAGGATGACGAAGACGACGGTGAGGGTTTCTTCGCCAACATTCTTGCCTTCGGCGCGCTCACGCATTACTGGTACACCACCCAGGCGCGCTTTCGCCGCCTGTTCGGCCTGAAGTCGAAGTCCCTGCACGATGAATTCGAACATCCTTACGATTTCAACGAATATGAATTCGGCACCCTGAACGAACCCTCCCGCCTGAAGACCGCGATCAACCGCCTCGACCAGCGCGCCGAACCGTCTTTCGAGGAACGTGCCGCATCGCGCCGGCAGATGTCGCCTCCTTCCATCGCGCTCGATCATGATGGCGACATGGATGACGAACCGTCTTTCGATGCGGACGGACACCGTCTGCCGAGCGGCATCCTCTCGGACGACGACAATGCCGACGAGACCGATCAGAAATTCACCCCCAGACAGGCACCGGGACGCGGGCAGCCCAGAATAACCGCTGCTTCCGCACGCCCCAAACCTAGTGAACGTGTGGCAAGGGAAGCGCAGGCCTCGTTTATCGCGGCAGACGGCTTCCAGTTGCCCACAGTTCATCTCCTGGCGGAACCGAAGAATGTCGTGCGCGACAATATGCTGAGCGAAGAAGTGCTTGAGCAGAATGCCCGCCTTCTGGAAGGCGTCCTTGAGGATTTCGGCGTCAAGGGTGAGATCATTCATGTCCGCCCCGGCCCCGTCGTCACGCTCTATGAACTGGAGCCGGCACCCGGCATCAAATCCTCGCGTGTCATCGGCCTTGCAGATGACATTGCCCGCTCCATGAGCGCGATTGCCGCCCGTGTCGCGGTTGTTCCTGGCCGCAACGCCATCGGCATCGAACTGCCGAACCAGACGCGCGAAACCGTGTTCCTGCGCGAACTGATTGGCAGCCGCGATTTCGAAAACAGCAAGGCCAAGCTCGCAATGGCGCTCGGCAAGACAATCGGTGGCGAACCCGTCATCGCCGATCTCGCCAAGATGCCGCATCTTCTCGTCGCCGGCACCACCGGCTCGGGCAAGTCGGTCGCCATCAACACCATGATCCTGTCACTGCTTTACCGCATGTCGCCGGAACAGTGCCGCCTGATCATGATCGACCCTAAGATGCTCGAACTGTCGATCTATGACGGCATTCCCCATCTGCTCTCTCCTGTCGTCACCGATCCGAAAAAGGCCGTCGTGGCCCTGAAATGGACGGTGCGCGAGATGGAGGAACGCTACAAGAAGATGTCGAAGATCGGCGTGCGCAATATCGACGGCTTCAACAGCCGCGTGCAGCAGGCGCTCGACAAGGGCGAAATCCTCACCCGCACGGTACAGACCGGCTTCGACCGCCAGACCGGCGAAGCGATGTACGAAACGGAAGAATTCGATCTGAAGCCCCTGCCCTATATCGTCGTCATCATCGACGAAATGGCCGACCTGATGATGGTGGCCGGCAAAGACATCGAAGGCGCGGTGCAGCGCCTGGCGCAGATGGCCCGCGCCGCGGGCATCCATGTCATCATGGCCACCCAGCGTCCGTCCGTCGATGTTATCACCGGCACCATCAAGGCCAACTTCCCCACCCGTATCTCCTTCCAGGTGACATCGAAGATCGACAGCCGCACCATTCTTGGAGAGCAGGGCGCCGAGCAGCTGCTCGGCATGGGCGACATGCTCTATATGGCGGGCGGCGGACGTATTCAGCGCGTACACGGCCCCTTCGTCTCCGACAACGAGGTGGAGGAAATCGTCGCCTATCTGAAGACACAAGGCTCGCCGGAATATCTGGAGGCGATCACCGAGGAAGACGACGAGGATGGCGCAGGCGGCGGCCCGGCCGGCACCGGTAACTTCTCCGATTCCGAAGACCCCTATGACCAGGCCGTGGCTGTCGTGCTGAGGGACGGCAAGGCTTCCACCTCCTACGTACAGCGGCGTCTCGGGATCGGATATAACCGCGCCGCCTCGCTGATCGAGCGCATGGAGCAGGAGGGCATCATCGGCCCCGCCAATCATGCCGGAAAACGCGAAATCCTCGTGCCAACGGAAGCAGACATCATCGAGCGGTAA